The Alphaproteobacteria bacterium genome segment AAATTAGTAATTTTCTTGAAAAATCGCCGCGCACAATTGAATCGCAAATTTATGATTTGAAAGAAAAAATGAATCTTTTTTCAACACAAAAACTGATTCACCATTTTAATAAATCTATTTATAAAAATTTTGGGTTTTAAATTATAGTAAAAAATATTTGGCAATTCTACATACCAATAATTTTCAACACATCCTGATCATGCCCCTCAACTTTAACTTTTCGCCAGATATGGGCGATGATTCCTTTTTCATCAATCAAAAAAGTCGAACGTTCTATGCCTTTATATGTTTTTCCGTACATGGATTTATCAACCCAAACTCCATACGCCTGACAGAATTCAAGCTTTTCATCCGCAAGAAGCATAAAAGGTAAATCATATTTAGCTTTAAATTTCTGATGCGACGCAACATTATCTTTTGAAACACCTAAAATAACGGCCTTGAGATTTTGAAAAGCAGGTAAT includes the following:
- the bcp gene encoding thioredoxin-dependent thiol peroxidase, with the protein product MLEVGQKAPDFKVLNDENKEISLSDFLGQKIVLYFYPKDDTSGCTKEACNFRDQLPAFQNLKAVILGVSKDNVASHQKFKAKYDLPFMLLADEKLEFCQAYGVWVDKSMYGKTYKGIERSTFLIDEKGIIAHIWRKVKVEGHDQDVLKIIGM